The proteins below are encoded in one region of Peribacillus muralis:
- the secA gene encoding preprotein translocase subunit SecA encodes MLSGMKKFFKESSKDLKRIDKWVGAVNRLEGEFERCSDQELRRMKERFTNELNAGKNLRELQIEAFAVVREASKRVLKLRPYDVQLMGAFVLNEGAIAQMNTGEGKTLVATLPSYLHALRGKGVHIITANEYLARRDKELMGQIHEYLGLSVGLNISGLNAAEKRAAYAADITYGTATEFGFDYLRDHMVFRREEKVQRGHSFALVDEIDSILIDEARTPLIIAGKSSEGAALYEITAQIMKTFIEDADYEVSIESGSASFTDQGASKIEGAFGIDNLYDLEHQELLHNVSQALKAYVIMKRDVDYIIMDGHISLIDKFTGRVMEGRSFSDGLHQAIEAKEGLEISAENETQASITIQNYFRLYDSMSGMTGSALPSKAEFREIYQLPVIEIPANNPIIRSDERDLIYRDEIGKINQIVKAVKRIHETGRPILIGTTSIEQSEKISVHLGRVKIKHQILHAKTERDEAEIIAKAGRKNEVMLATNMAGRGTDIILDEAVRNLGGLHIIGTERHESNRVDMQLRGRAGRQGDPGTSQFIISLEDALFNYYDREEMDRYLKKIKTDETGLVVGPAPDKFVRKVQETVEQQHQSSRNHSFKLERALNEQSEIIYAMRDEILDLKTERLHAILLEYIEKYIRRLTLKYDQENTDASGPSALIEELSFVLPSLDWQESDFRNGDVQLVEAKAMGALAELKPVLDIYQDDPDWDDQVRAFILHHIDSNWMNHLDEMNGVKEGIGLSGYGQQDPYMLFEREALSRFNLLLNKIESEISVHFLEFMKSNQEDDGAMESDE; translated from the coding sequence ATGCTATCGGGTATGAAAAAGTTCTTTAAAGAAAGCTCCAAAGACTTAAAGCGAATAGATAAATGGGTAGGTGCAGTGAATCGGCTGGAGGGTGAATTTGAAAGATGCTCAGATCAAGAGTTAAGGAGAATGAAGGAAAGATTCACAAATGAATTGAATGCTGGTAAAAATTTAAGGGAACTTCAAATCGAGGCTTTCGCGGTCGTTCGGGAGGCTTCTAAACGGGTGTTGAAGCTAAGGCCCTATGATGTTCAGCTGATGGGCGCCTTTGTCCTGAATGAGGGTGCCATTGCCCAGATGAATACGGGAGAGGGGAAGACACTTGTCGCAACTTTACCCAGCTACTTACATGCTTTGCGAGGAAAGGGTGTTCATATCATAACGGCCAATGAGTACCTGGCAAGGCGCGATAAAGAGCTGATGGGACAAATTCATGAATATTTAGGACTATCTGTTGGCTTGAACATTTCCGGCTTGAACGCCGCCGAAAAGCGTGCAGCATATGCGGCAGATATCACTTATGGAACGGCAACCGAGTTCGGTTTCGATTATTTGCGTGATCATATGGTTTTCAGGAGAGAGGAAAAGGTGCAAAGAGGGCATAGCTTTGCTCTTGTCGATGAGATTGACAGCATCTTGATTGATGAAGCACGGACACCCTTGATCATTGCGGGTAAGTCTAGTGAAGGGGCTGCGCTTTATGAAATCACGGCACAAATCATGAAAACCTTTATAGAAGACGCCGATTATGAAGTCTCGATTGAATCGGGTTCTGCCTCATTTACGGATCAAGGTGCTTCCAAAATTGAAGGAGCCTTTGGCATCGACAATCTGTATGACCTGGAGCATCAGGAGTTATTACACAATGTATCTCAGGCACTTAAAGCCTATGTGATCATGAAACGGGATGTAGACTATATTATCATGGATGGTCACATTTCATTGATCGATAAGTTCACGGGCAGGGTCATGGAGGGACGAAGCTTCAGCGATGGTCTTCATCAAGCCATAGAGGCAAAAGAGGGTCTGGAGATTTCCGCAGAGAATGAAACGCAGGCTTCGATCACCATCCAAAATTATTTTCGTTTATATGATTCAATGTCTGGCATGACAGGCAGCGCCCTGCCATCGAAGGCGGAATTCCGGGAAATCTATCAGCTTCCCGTGATTGAAATTCCCGCCAATAACCCCATCATTCGCTCGGATGAGCGGGATTTGATTTATCGGGATGAAATCGGAAAAATCAATCAAATCGTCAAGGCTGTAAAACGAATTCATGAAACGGGAAGACCGATTCTGATCGGAACGACCTCTATCGAGCAATCTGAAAAAATATCGGTTCATTTAGGGCGGGTGAAAATCAAGCATCAGATCCTTCATGCAAAGACGGAACGTGATGAAGCTGAAATCATCGCCAAGGCCGGGCGGAAAAACGAGGTGATGCTGGCTACGAACATGGCTGGTAGAGGGACAGATATCATATTGGATGAAGCCGTGAGGAATCTGGGCGGTCTTCATATCATCGGTACGGAGCGGCATGAAAGCAATCGGGTTGATATGCAGCTAAGGGGTCGTGCCGGGCGACAGGGCGATCCAGGCACCTCGCAATTCATCATTTCTTTGGAAGATGCGTTGTTTAATTACTACGATCGAGAAGAAATGGATCGATACTTAAAGAAAATCAAAACGGATGAAACAGGACTGGTGGTTGGTCCTGCCCCCGATAAGTTCGTGAGGAAGGTGCAGGAAACGGTTGAGCAGCAGCATCAATCAAGCCGAAACCATTCATTCAAGCTGGAGCGTGCCCTGAATGAGCAAAGTGAAATCATTTATGCGATGAGAGATGAGATTCTTGATTTGAAGACGGAACGGCTGCATGCAATTTTATTGGAATATATCGAAAAGTACATTCGCAGGCTCACTTTGAAATATGATCAGGAGAATACGGATGCATCTGGGCCATCCGCCTTAATTGAAGAGCTTTCCTTTGTTCTTCCTTCCTTGGACTGGCAGGAAAGTGATTTTCGCAATGGCGATGTCCAGCTGGTTGAAGCCAAAGCGATGGGTGCGTTAGCCGAATTGAAACCGGTGCTGGACATTTATCAAGATGATCCAGACTGGGATGATCAGGTACGTGCTTTCATCCTGCATCATATTGATTCGAACTGGATGAATCATTTAGACGAAATGAATGGTGTTAAGGAAGGGATTGGTTTAAGCGGATATGGGCAACAGGATCCGTATATGTTGTTTGAACGAGAAGCGCTTAGTCGATTTAACCTTCTGTTGAATAAAATTGAATCGGAAATCAGTGTGCATTTCCTGGAATTCATGAAGAGCAACCAGGAGGATGATGGTGCTATGGAGAGTGATGAATGA